Below is a window of Thermodesulfobacteriota bacterium DNA.
GATATCCGGGCTGGCGGCAATGAGCTCTTCGCCGCCGCTGTTCCCCGCGGCGACCACCGTGAGCCCGCCCCGGTCGCGCAGGTACCGGGCGGCGCTCTGCACCGTGGAACTCCCCGACACGCCGTTGTAGCTCACGTTGGCGACGTGGGCGCCATGGTCGGCGGCCCAGGTGATGCCGCTCGCCACCGTGCTCCAATAGGCATAGCCGTTGGGGTCCGCGATGCGGATCGGCATGATCCGGGCGCTCCAGGCTACCGAGGCGATGCCGATGCCGTTGTTTGCGGCCGCCGCGGCCACACCGGCCACCCACGTGCCGTGGCCGTGGACGTCGGAGGTGTTGGCGTTGTTGTCGTACACGTTCCAGCCCGGAACGAGGTTGGGCACCAGGTCCGGGTGGGTTCCATCGACGCCCGTGTCGAGAATGGCGATGGTGATGCCGCCCCCGGTCGCCGTGTCCCACGCGGTGGGGGCGCCGATCTTGGGCAGATACCACTGGCTGCCGAAGCTCGGGTCGTTGACGGCGGTGGCATCCGGGGTGACGAGCATGTCCTTCTCGGCGAAGGCTACCCTCGGGTTTCGGGCCAGTGCCCGGGCGACCGCCTCTTCTGCCTGGGGAGGCACTTCGACCACATGAACCCCCAGCCCGCGAATCCTCCCCCGCGACCGGGCGCCGTGCCCCTTGAGGATGCCGTCGAACTCCGCGTTACCCACCCCCGGGCGCGGCTGCACCAGCACCCGCCCGGGCGCCCACCCCAGCCCCGTCTCGGCACCCCAAGCTGCCAGGGGGACTCCGACCCCGAGAAAGAGGACCGCGAGGCCGGCGGCCGCAGCGAAGAGCCGGCGGGCACCTTGGGGAGGCATCCGCGATGCCGACGTGGGAGGGTTGGAACGAAGGAGGGAGATCTTCGGGGGAAACATCATGACTGGCATCCTTGCGGGCCCCGCGCAGGCGGAAAAGAAGACCGTACAGCTACCTCCCTGTCAAGAAGCGGGCCGCGGCCGGCACCTCTCGGGCCCCGGGAAAGGATGGGGCGCGGGCACCAGCTGCTTCTCTCCAGCTACGTCTTCGTAACCTGGTTACGCGATCCGCTCCGGCGCGCCCTGCACGGTATGCACGGTCTGCACGGACCCGGGTGCGGGAGACAAGGTGTGCCGCTGCTCCCCCGTTTCGGCAATTTGGAGGGAATCTTGATGGCAGCCAGGAGAAAGCGAAGTGCTCCCCGGGACGCAGAAGCAGCCGCCTACGTCGAATGTCGCGCTCTTCCTCTGCCGGACCGACCGCGCCGCCCGGCGCCTCCGGCAGGTTGGGACCGGAGGGGCGTCCGAAGCTTCGGGTCTCGGGGTGCGGCGGGGGGAGTCGTCCCCGCCTCTTCGACCCGCAGGTGCCCCGTGACCTCCTCCCGGTCGTGGTAGAGCTGCTTGAAGCGCAGGCTGTAGCGGGCGCCGCAGCGGTCGAGCTCTCGGGAGATGATCTCGGCGCAGCGGCGCACCTGGGCGAGACGGCCGGCCGAGGGAAGCTTCAGGTTGAATACGGCCTCCCGGCATCGCCCTCGCGAGGCCCACACGCCCACGAGCTTCGCCACCCGGGCGGGGGGGGCCACCAGGTCGCAGACGAGCCAGTCCATGGCGCGCGGCGGACGCCAGGTAAAGGCATCGGCGCGGATGTGCTCCACGAGGCCGGTTTCCAGCAGGGTTCGGTCGAGGGGGCCGTTGTCCACGGCTGCCACCACGAGGCCTCGGGAAGCCAGGTACCAGGTCCACCCGCCGGGGGAGGCCCCTAGGTCTGCGGCGCGCATGCCGGGGCGCAACCGCACGCGGCGTTCTCCCTCGGGCACGAAGGAGAGGAACGCCTCTTCGAGCTTCAGCGCCGAGCGGCTTGGGGCGCCCGAGGGGAAGCGCAGGCGGGGAATCCCCATGGGCCAGGGGGAAGAGCGGCCGGGATCGGAGGTACCCAGGAGGGCCTCGGACGGATTCGGAAGGAACACGTGAAGCCGGGGTCCGGGAGAGCGCGGGCCCAGCAGGCCCTTCTCCGAGAGCGCCGCCCCAAGCCCCTCTGCGAGCCGGCCGCAGGTGGGCCACAGGCGCCTCCCCCCATCCGTGTCGGGGGCCTCCACCAAGAGGCTCGAAAACCCTCGGAGCCCCAGCCCCTGGGCGACCCGCCACGCCGCCTCGGTCAGGGCGGGGACGGCCTCATCGCCGACCGGCAGCGGCACGCACTCCTGCCCTGCGAAGACCTGCCGGGCGAAGATGAGATCGAGGGAGGAAAGGCGCGCCAGGGCCGCCGCACCCGAGGGTTCCCGGGGCTCCAGAAGAGCGTGGCCGTCCGCCCGGACGGTCCGCACCTCGGCGCCGCGCGCCCGGGCAATCTCCGAAGCCTCGGCGGCCGCTTCGCCCTCGAAGCCGGCGCGGCACAAAACGACCAGACCCCTCACCCACCCACTCCTCCCGGGGCGGCTTCCGGCCGTCCCAGAATCCCGCCATCCGTTCCGGTCACCACGCCCTTGTCCTGCCCACAGACGACGAGACGCCCCGGCCGAGGCCGGGGCGTCCTGGATGCCATGGAGCGGGCGACGAGATTCGAACTCGCGACCCTCAGCTTGGGAAGCTGATACTCTACCAACTGAGTTACGCCCGCCGAAGTGGCGCTCATTATAGGGAACCGCCCGGGGCTGTCAACACCCATTCACCGTTTCGGAAATGGGTACCTCCACAGAATCTGGGGGGCATCCATGCTTTCTTCCTGGGTGACGTCGGGGGGGTAGGACGCGGTTGCCGAACGCGCCGTGCTCCTGGGCGGCGACCCCGGCGGACGCCTCGGCGAGGCGCCCCTGCCGCAGAATCTGCGGACGAAGCGGATGACTCGCGTGCCGAGGACCAGATCGCTCGGTTGGCCGCCTGCTTGAGGCGCCACGTCGCCCCCATCGAGCGGGTTTCCAGGCCGGGGTTCCTGGACCGTCTACCGGGAGTCTGGTACCTTCCGGCGCCGTCGGTTGCCACCACGCTCCCAAACTCCGGGGGGCACTTCGAGAGGAGAGTTTCCATGCACCGATTCATCCGTACGACCCTGGCTGCCGCCCTGGCGATATCCTGCGCCCAGATCGCAACCGCGGCCGACGAGGGCGGCCTCAAGGGCCGGGCCGAGGCGAGCTTTGCGCACACCAGCGGCAACACCGACACCCGGACCCTGGCGGCGCAAATCAAGGGCTCCTACGAGGCGGGAGCCAACCGGTACTTCCTGCGGGGCGCCGCCCTGTACGGCAAGACCGACGGCGAAGAGACCTCGAACCGCTGGCTCGCGGACGGCCGCTACGAAAGGGGCATCACGGAGCGCTTCTTCGCCTTCCTGGAGGCGAGCTACCTCAAGGACAAGTTCGCCGGCTTCGACTCCAAGATCCAGGCCGGCCCCGGCGTGGGGTACGACCTCATCAAGACCGACCGCCAGCTCCTGAAGCTCCTGGTCTCGGCTCTCTACACCTGGGACAACTATACGGACGGCACCGACGACGACTACGCCACCGGCAAGGCGGCCGGCGACTACGCGTGGCAGATTACCGACACCCTGACCTTCAAGCAGTACGCCGACTACCTCGTGTCGCTGGAAGACGCGAACGTGTACTTCGTCAACTCCCTGACGGGCCTCGAAGTCAAGGTGAACGCCAACATCTCGCTGGGGCTGAGCTACCTCGTGGCCTACCAGAACGAGCCTCCGGCTGGCGCCAAGCACGCCGACCGCACCTTCCTGAGCTCGCTTGTCGTGGATTTCTGAGCTCAGAACCACCCCTTGCGCCGAAACACCCACAGCATCGCCCCGGCAATCCCGATCATGAAGCCCCACACGGCCGGGTAGGCCCAGCGCCACGTCAGCTCGGGCATGTGCTCGAAGTTCATCCCGTAGACCCCCACGAGGAACGTCAGGGGGATGAACACGGTGGCCACGATGGTGAGCACCTTCATGATCTGGTTCATCCGGTTGCTGGTGCTCGTGAGGTAGATGTCGAGGTAGCCGGCCAGCACCTCCCGAAAGCTCTCCACCGTGTCGATCACCTGGACCGAGTGGTCGTAGACGTCCCGCAGGTAGGGGCGGGTGGTCGCCGCGATGAGGTCGGACTCGCTGCGTTCCAGGCTGTTCACCAGCTCGCGCAGGGGCCATACGGCTTTGCGCAGGGTAACCAGCACGCGCTTGAGGTCGTGGATGGTCTCGAGGGTCGCGGGGCCGGGGTGCTCCAGGAGCGTCGGCTCGAGCTCCTCGAGCTGGTCCTCCAGGGCCTCGAGGGCGTGGAAATAGTGGTCGACCACCACGTCCATCAGGCTGTAGGCCAGGTAGTCGGCTCCCTGGCGGCGGCTGCGCCCCTTTCCCGAACGGATCCGCTGGCGGACGGCTTCGAAGACGTCCCCGGGCCGCTCCTGAAACGTCACCACGTGGCGCGGCCCGAGGATCAGGCTGACCTGCTCGGTCTCGAGCCGCGAGGCCTCCCGGTCGTAGCGGATCATCTGGAGCACCACGAAGAGATGGTCGTCGTACACCTCGGCCTTGGGGCGCTGCCGAGTGTTGACGATGTCCTCCAGCACCAGGGGGTGGATCCGGAGGATAGCGCCGATGCGGGCAACGGTGTCCACGTCGTGGACGCCGCACACGTCGATCCAGCTCACGCTCTCCGAGTCCAGGAGCGCCCCGATCTCCCCCGGGTCGGTCAGGGCCCGCTCCTCCACCTGGTCCGGCGTGAAATCCATGAGGGACAAGGTGGCGGCGCCCTCGGCGGCCTCTCCGATGTGGATCAGCGTCCCAGGGGGAAGCCCCGTCTTGGCCGAACGGTCGAGCGCGCTCACCCGTTCCTCCTCTTCGGGCCCCCGTCTGCGCTGCCAGGTGGGGGGCCCGCCAGGCGCACCCTCTCCCCGCCGATCTCCAGGGTGGTCTTGCTGTAGGTGAGCTTGCGGCAGATGAGGCCGCACGAGAAGTGGAGCACGTCCACCCCGCGGCGGACCTCGGGCAGCCCCTCCCGGCCCGGCTCGCGGCACGGCCAGTGCAGGCTCCAGCGGTAGAGGGCCTTCTGGGCGGCCGCGTCCACGAAGGTCTCCTCCTCCTGGAAGCGAAAGTCCCGTCCGGCGAACCACGCGGCCCAGGCGCGGTGCAGGGCCTCCCTGCCCTGGACCCGGCCCCCGGTCCAGTTCTCGAAGACCACGTCATCGCAGAAGAGGGACATCACGGCCTCCAGGTCGTGGCGGTCCCACGCCCGGTACCATCGCCCCAGCAGCTCCAGGATCTCGTCTCGCGGCAGCAGACGCGGCGTCATGAACTTCCTTCCCGCGGCCGCGGAGGCCGCACTCCCAGGACGAGGAGCCCCGCGGCGGCACACAGGGCTCCCAGG
It encodes the following:
- a CDS encoding DUF481 domain-containing protein, translating into MHRFIRTTLAAALAISCAQIATAADEGGLKGRAEASFAHTSGNTDTRTLAAQIKGSYEAGANRYFLRGAALYGKTDGEETSNRWLADGRYERGITERFFAFLEASYLKDKFAGFDSKIQAGPGVGYDLIKTDRQLLKLLVSALYTWDNYTDGTDDDYATGKAAGDYAWQITDTLTFKQYADYLVSLEDANVYFVNSLTGLEVKVNANISLGLSYLVAYQNEPPAGAKHADRTFLSSLVVDF
- a CDS encoding S8 family serine peptidase, yielding MMFPPKISLLRSNPPTSASRMPPQGARRLFAAAAGLAVLFLGVGVPLAAWGAETGLGWAPGRVLVQPRPGVGNAEFDGILKGHGARSRGRIRGLGVHVVEVPPQAEEAVARALARNPRVAFAEKDMLVTPDATAVNDPSFGSQWYLPKIGAPTAWDTATGGGITIAILDTGVDGTHPDLVPNLVPGWNVYDNNANTSDVHGHGTWVAGVAAAAANNGIGIASVAWSARIMPIRIADPNGYAYWSTVASGITWAADHGAHVANVSYNGVSGSSTVQSAARYLRDRGGLTVVAAGNSGGEELIAASPDIITVSATTSTDTKASFSSYGAYVDLAAPGTSMLTTARGGGYVTVQGTSFASPCAAGVFALVMAANPALAPSEVEAAVFETALDLGGAGWDPYFGYGRADAAAAVLAATGGAPP
- the rlmM gene encoding 23S rRNA (cytidine(2498)-2'-O)-methyltransferase RlmM; amino-acid sequence: MRGLVVLCRAGFEGEAAAEASEIARARGAEVRTVRADGHALLEPREPSGAAALARLSSLDLIFARQVFAGQECVPLPVGDEAVPALTEAAWRVAQGLGLRGFSSLLVEAPDTDGGRRLWPTCGRLAEGLGAALSEKGLLGPRSPGPRLHVFLPNPSEALLGTSDPGRSSPWPMGIPRLRFPSGAPSRSALKLEEAFLSFVPEGERRVRLRPGMRAADLGASPGGWTWYLASRGLVVAAVDNGPLDRTLLETGLVEHIRADAFTWRPPRAMDWLVCDLVAPPARVAKLVGVWASRGRCREAVFNLKLPSAGRLAQVRRCAEIISRELDRCGARYSLRFKQLYHDREEVTGHLRVEEAGTTPPAAPRDPKLRTPLRSQPAGGAGRRGRSGRGRARHST
- a CDS encoding nuclear transport factor 2 family protein, with product MTPRLLPRDEILELLGRWYRAWDRHDLEAVMSLFCDDVVFENWTGGRVQGREALHRAWAAWFAGRDFRFQEEETFVDAAAQKALYRWSLHWPCREPGREGLPEVRRGVDVLHFSCGLICRKLTYSKTTLEIGGERVRLAGPPPGSADGGPKRRNG
- the corA gene encoding magnesium/cobalt transporter CorA; the protein is MSALDRSAKTGLPPGTLIHIGEAAEGAATLSLMDFTPDQVEERALTDPGEIGALLDSESVSWIDVCGVHDVDTVARIGAILRIHPLVLEDIVNTRQRPKAEVYDDHLFVVLQMIRYDREASRLETEQVSLILGPRHVVTFQERPGDVFEAVRQRIRSGKGRSRRQGADYLAYSLMDVVVDHYFHALEALEDQLEELEPTLLEHPGPATLETIHDLKRVLVTLRKAVWPLRELVNSLERSESDLIAATTRPYLRDVYDHSVQVIDTVESFREVLAGYLDIYLTSTSNRMNQIMKVLTIVATVFIPLTFLVGVYGMNFEHMPELTWRWAYPAVWGFMIGIAGAMLWVFRRKGWF